In one Thioclava sp. ES.031 genomic region, the following are encoded:
- a CDS encoding DUF4396 domain-containing protein: MTPNWFTVLSWLSLAVGVLSFLYLLVQMRRNPPHMAIMAWVWPICGLFGGPLVIWLHGRFPGHGNAPFPVSVAKGTLHCGAGCTLGDILAENLALAVPAVLIAFGWPGFWEDKIFAVWGLDYVFALAIGIVFQYFSIAPMRGLGLVKGLKEAAKADVASLTSWQVGMYGMMAIFQFAVFKGLWGAEINAADPEFWFAMQIAMMAGFVTAYPVNWLLIRKGIKEEM, translated from the coding sequence ATGACACCAAACTGGTTTACCGTTCTGAGCTGGTTATCGCTTGCTGTAGGCGTTCTCTCATTTCTCTATCTTCTCGTTCAGATGCGTCGGAATCCGCCACATATGGCGATCATGGCATGGGTCTGGCCGATTTGCGGGTTGTTCGGCGGACCGCTGGTCATCTGGCTGCATGGCCGCTTTCCGGGCCATGGCAATGCGCCCTTCCCGGTCTCGGTCGCGAAGGGAACGCTCCATTGCGGCGCAGGCTGCACTCTCGGCGATATTCTGGCCGAGAACCTCGCGCTCGCCGTCCCCGCGGTTCTGATCGCATTCGGCTGGCCGGGTTTTTGGGAAGACAAGATCTTTGCGGTTTGGGGGCTCGATTATGTCTTCGCCCTCGCGATCGGGATCGTGTTCCAATATTTCTCGATTGCGCCGATGCGCGGGCTTGGCCTTGTCAAAGGGCTCAAAGAGGCGGCGAAAGCCGATGTCGCTTCGCTCACCTCCTGGCAGGTCGGCATGTACGGGATGATGGCGATCTTCCAGTTCGCCGTGTTCAAAGGGCTTTGGGGCGCCGAGATCAACGCCGCCGACCCGGAATTCTGGTTCGCCATGCAGATCGCGATGATGGCCGGTTTTGTGACCGCCTATCCGGTGAACTGGCTGCTGATCCGCAAGGGCATCAAGGAAGAGATGTGA
- a CDS encoding DUF1467 family protein, with protein sequence MSLTGGIILFAVIWFMIFFMVLPVRLKTQGDVDEVVPGTPAGAPHEAHLGAKVKITTIVTIVLWAIIAAVLLSGIITLEDIDFFGQLRR encoded by the coding sequence ATGAGCCTCACCGGCGGCATCATCCTCTTCGCAGTCATCTGGTTCATGATCTTCTTCATGGTCTTGCCGGTGCGGTTGAAGACGCAAGGCGATGTGGACGAGGTCGTGCCGGGCACCCCCGCAGGCGCGCCGCATGAGGCGCATCTGGGCGCGAAGGTGAAGATCACCACCATTGTCACCATCGTGCTCTGGGCGATCATCGCGGCGGTGCTGCTGTCGGGGATCATCACCTTGGAAGATATCGACTTCTTCGGGCAGCTGCGCCGCTAG
- the mce gene encoding methylmalonyl-CoA epimerase — protein sequence MIGRLNHVAIAVPDLEAASAKYRDTLGANVGAPQDEPDHGVTVVFIELPNTKIELLYPLGEDSPINGFLEKNPAGGIHHMCFEVEDILEARDKLKADGARVLGSGEPKIGAHGKPVLFLHPKDFNGCLVELEQV from the coding sequence ATGATCGGACGCCTGAACCATGTCGCCATTGCCGTGCCCGACCTCGAGGCGGCCTCGGCCAAGTATCGCGACACGCTGGGTGCCAATGTCGGCGCGCCGCAGGACGAGCCCGATCACGGCGTCACGGTCGTCTTCATCGAGCTGCCCAACACCAAGATCGAACTGCTCTATCCGCTGGGCGAGGACAGCCCGATCAACGGCTTTCTGGAAAAGAACCCCGCGGGCGGCATCCATCACATGTGCTTCGAGGTGGAGGACATCCTTGAGGCGCGCGACAAGCTGAAAGCGGATGGCGCGCGGGTTCTGGGCAGCGGCGAGCCGAAGATCGGTGCGCATGGCAAGCCCGTGCTGTTCCTGCACCCGAAGGACTTCAATGGCTGCCTGGTCGAACTGGAGCAGGTCTGA
- a CDS encoding response regulator: MSDTIPTLTRMPTPERPLTGLTVLLVEDSRFASEAVPLLCLRSGARIRRADCLASADRHLKTYRPSIVIVDMGLPDGSGSDLIAEIRGTRGPHPVVLGTSGDPDLKSAALAAGADGFLEKPIESLAVFQEAILSTLPEEMRPLGLRALADLVIAPDPLALRDDLQHLSELLRDTKGADARALPYAAHFLHSIARSAHDAALDDAAQRLRRSGGPSREDMTRVTQILDARIAAAGAF; the protein is encoded by the coding sequence ATGAGCGACACGATCCCGACCCTGACCCGCATGCCGACACCCGAACGCCCCCTGACCGGGCTGACGGTACTTCTGGTGGAAGACAGCCGCTTTGCCTCGGAAGCCGTGCCGCTGCTGTGCCTGCGCTCGGGGGCGCGAATCCGGCGCGCCGATTGCCTCGCCTCGGCAGATCGGCATCTCAAGACCTATCGGCCCTCGATCGTGATCGTGGATATGGGCCTGCCCGATGGCTCGGGAAGCGACCTGATCGCCGAGATACGCGGGACGCGCGGGCCGCATCCGGTGGTCCTTGGGACCTCGGGCGACCCCGACCTGAAAAGCGCGGCCCTCGCTGCGGGCGCGGACGGGTTTCTGGAAAAGCCGATCGAAAGCCTCGCCGTGTTTCAGGAAGCGATCCTGTCGACCCTGCCCGAAGAGATGCGACCGCTCGGCCTGCGCGCGCTTGCCGATCTTGTGATCGCACCGGACCCGCTCGCGCTGCGCGACGACCTGCAGCACCTCTCGGAACTGCTGCGCGACACTAAGGGGGCGGATGCGCGCGCCCTGCCCTATGCCGCGCATTTCCTTCATAGCATCGCGCGCTCGGCCCATGATGCGGCGCTGGACGATGCGGCGCAGCGCCTGAGACGATCCGGCGGCCCCTCCCGCGAGGATATGACCCGCGTCACGCAGATCCTGGACGCGCGGATCGCGGCCGCCGGGGCGTTCTGA